Proteins from a single region of Treponema sp. J25:
- a CDS encoding flagellar basal body-associated FliL family protein — MKYDEASPFLLWSYRILLAITLILVIIIGGGTLITGITKMAQPTRNTQEKNPSSQEVAYFQGLGRMRLTTADNPPAVVVLFMVFPYTPGDRAFVEELSNHIPRMKEIVQDMVHHQTKKELQEKGEEPLKKEILSRWNSLFRLGKIQDLHFSEFLILE, encoded by the coding sequence ATGAAGTACGATGAGGCAAGCCCCTTCCTTCTCTGGTCTTACCGCATCCTCCTGGCAATCACCCTTATTCTTGTCATTATCATTGGTGGGGGGACCCTTATCACTGGTATTACCAAAATGGCCCAGCCCACTAGAAACACCCAGGAGAAAAATCCCTCCTCTCAAGAAGTGGCCTACTTTCAGGGATTGGGCAGGATGCGTCTTACCACAGCGGATAATCCCCCGGCGGTGGTAGTTCTGTTTATGGTGTTCCCCTATACTCCTGGAGACCGGGCTTTTGTGGAGGAACTGAGCAACCATATTCCGCGGATGAAAGAGATAGTCCAGGATATGGTACATCATCAGACCAAAAAGGAACTTCAGGAAAAAGGAGAAGAACCTCTAAAGAAAGAAATCCTTTCCCGTTGGAACAGTCTCTTTCGTCTCGGAAAAATCCAGGACCTTCATTTTAGTGAATTTCTTATTTTAGAGTAA